From Desmodus rotundus isolate HL8 chromosome 10, HLdesRot8A.1, whole genome shotgun sequence, one genomic window encodes:
- the SEPTIN8 gene encoding septin-8 isoform X3 gives MAATDLDRFSNAEPEPRSLSLGGHVGFDSLPDQLVSKSVTQGFSFNILCVGETGIGKSTLMNTLFNTTFETEEASHHEDCVRLRPQTYDLQESNVQLKLTIVDAVGFGDQINKDERPIVDYIDAQFENYLQEELKIRRSLFDFHDTRIHVCLYFITPTGHSLKSLDLVTMKKLDSKVNIIPIIAKADTISKSELHKFKIKIMGELVSNGVQIYQFPTDDEAVAEINAVMNAHLPFAVVGSTEEVKVGNKLVRARQYPWGVVQVENENHCDFVKLREMLIRVNMEDLREQTHSRHYELYRRCKLEEMGFQDSDGDSQPFSLQETYEAKRKEFLSELQRKEEEMRQMFVNKVKETELELKEKERELHEKFEHLKRIHQEEKRKVEEKRRELEEETNAFNRRKAAVEALQAQALHTTLQQPLRKDKDKKN, from the exons AATGCGGAGCCAGAGCCCCGGAGCCTCTCCCTGGGCGGCCATGTGGGCTTCGACAGCCTCCCCGACCAGCTGGTCAGCAAGTCGGTCACTCAGGGCTTCAGCTTCAACATCCTCTGTGTGG gggaGACCGGCATCGGCAAGTCCACCCTGATGAACACGCTCTTCAACACGACCTTCGAGACCGAGGAAGCCAGTCACCATGAGGACTGTGTGCGCCTGCGGCCCCAGACCTACGACCTCCAAGAGAGCAACGTGCAGCTCAAGCTGACCATCGTGGACGCCGTGGGCTTCGGGGACCAGATCAACAAGGACGAAAG GCCCATCGTGGACTACATCGACGCGCAGTTTGAAAACTACCTGCAGGAGGAGCTGAAGATCCGCCGCTCGCTCTTCGACTTCCACGACACCAGGATCCACGTGTGCCTCTACTTCATCACGCCCACCGGCCACTCCCTCAAGTCCCTGGATCTGGTGACCATGAAGAAACTCGACAGCAAG GTGAACATTATTCCCATCATTGCCAAGGCCGACACCATCTCCAAGAGTGAGCTCCACAAGTTCAAGATCAAGATCATGGGCGAGCTGGTCAGCAATGGGGTGCAGATCTACCAGTTTCCCACAGATGACGAGGCTGTTGCGGAGATTAATGCCGTCATGAAT GCACACCTGCCCTTTGCCGTGGTGGGCAGCACTGAGGAGGTGAAGGTGGGGAACAAGTTGGTCCGAGCGCGGCAGTACCCGTGGGGAGTGGTGCAGG TGGAGAACGAGAACCACTGCGACTTCGTGAAGCTCCGGGAGATGCTGATCCGGGTGAACATGGAGGACCTCCGCGAGCAGACCCACAGTCGGCACTACGAGCTCTACCGGCGCTGCAAGTTGGAGGAGATGGGCTTCCAGGACAGCGATGGGGACAGCCAGCCTTTCAG CCTGCAGGAGACCTACGAGGCCAAGAGGAAGGAGTTCCTGAGCGAgctgcagaggaaggaggaggagatgagGCAGATGTTTGTCAACAAAGTGAAGGAGACGGAGCTGGagctgaaggagaaggaaagggag CTCCACGAGAAGTTTGAGCACCTCAAGCGGATCCACCAGGAGGAGAAGCGCAAGGTGGAGGAAAAGCGccgggagctggaggaggagaccAACGCCTTCAACCGCAGGAAGGCGGCCGTGGAGGCCCTGCAGGCCCAGGCCTTGCACACCACCTTGCAGCAGCCTCT
- the SEPTIN8 gene encoding septin-8 isoform X1 — protein sequence MAATDLDRFSNAEPEPRSLSLGGHVGFDSLPDQLVSKSVTQGFSFNILCVGETGIGKSTLMNTLFNTTFETEEASHHEDCVRLRPQTYDLQESNVQLKLTIVDAVGFGDQINKDESYRPIVDYIDAQFENYLQEELKIRRSLFDFHDTRIHVCLYFITPTGHSLKSLDLVTMKKLDSKVNIIPIIAKADTISKSELHKFKIKIMGELVSNGVQIYQFPTDDEAVAEINAVMNAHLPFAVVGSTEEVKVGNKLVRARQYPWGVVQVENENHCDFVKLREMLIRVNMEDLREQTHSRHYELYRRCKLEEMGFQDSDGDSQPFSLQETYEAKRKEFLSELQRKEEEMRQMFVNKVKETELELKEKERELHEKFEHLKRIHQEEKRKVEEKRRELEEETNAFNRRKAAVEALQAQALHTTLQQPLRKDKDKKKC from the exons AATGCGGAGCCAGAGCCCCGGAGCCTCTCCCTGGGCGGCCATGTGGGCTTCGACAGCCTCCCCGACCAGCTGGTCAGCAAGTCGGTCACTCAGGGCTTCAGCTTCAACATCCTCTGTGTGG gggaGACCGGCATCGGCAAGTCCACCCTGATGAACACGCTCTTCAACACGACCTTCGAGACCGAGGAAGCCAGTCACCATGAGGACTGTGTGCGCCTGCGGCCCCAGACCTACGACCTCCAAGAGAGCAACGTGCAGCTCAAGCTGACCATCGTGGACGCCGTGGGCTTCGGGGACCAGATCAACAAGGACGAAAG CTACAGGCCCATCGTGGACTACATCGACGCGCAGTTTGAAAACTACCTGCAGGAGGAGCTGAAGATCCGCCGCTCGCTCTTCGACTTCCACGACACCAGGATCCACGTGTGCCTCTACTTCATCACGCCCACCGGCCACTCCCTCAAGTCCCTGGATCTGGTGACCATGAAGAAACTCGACAGCAAG GTGAACATTATTCCCATCATTGCCAAGGCCGACACCATCTCCAAGAGTGAGCTCCACAAGTTCAAGATCAAGATCATGGGCGAGCTGGTCAGCAATGGGGTGCAGATCTACCAGTTTCCCACAGATGACGAGGCTGTTGCGGAGATTAATGCCGTCATGAAT GCACACCTGCCCTTTGCCGTGGTGGGCAGCACTGAGGAGGTGAAGGTGGGGAACAAGTTGGTCCGAGCGCGGCAGTACCCGTGGGGAGTGGTGCAGG TGGAGAACGAGAACCACTGCGACTTCGTGAAGCTCCGGGAGATGCTGATCCGGGTGAACATGGAGGACCTCCGCGAGCAGACCCACAGTCGGCACTACGAGCTCTACCGGCGCTGCAAGTTGGAGGAGATGGGCTTCCAGGACAGCGATGGGGACAGCCAGCCTTTCAG CCTGCAGGAGACCTACGAGGCCAAGAGGAAGGAGTTCCTGAGCGAgctgcagaggaaggaggaggagatgagGCAGATGTTTGTCAACAAAGTGAAGGAGACGGAGCTGGagctgaaggagaaggaaagggag CTCCACGAGAAGTTTGAGCACCTCAAGCGGATCCACCAGGAGGAGAAGCGCAAGGTGGAGGAAAAGCGccgggagctggaggaggagaccAACGCCTTCAACCGCAGGAAGGCGGCCGTGGAGGCCCTGCAGGCCCAGGCCTTGCACACCACCTTGCAGCAGCCTCT
- the SEPTIN8 gene encoding septin-8 isoform X2: MAATDLDRFSNAEPEPRSLSLGGHVGFDSLPDQLVSKSVTQGFSFNILCVGETGIGKSTLMNTLFNTTFETEEASHHEDCVRLRPQTYDLQESNVQLKLTIVDAVGFGDQINKDESYRPIVDYIDAQFENYLQEELKIRRSLFDFHDTRIHVCLYFITPTGHSLKSLDLVTMKKLDSKVNIIPIIAKADTISKSELHKFKIKIMGELVSNGVQIYQFPTDDEAVAEINAVMNAHLPFAVVGSTEEVKVGNKLVRARQYPWGVVQVENENHCDFVKLREMLIRVNMEDLREQTHSRHYELYRRCKLEEMGFQDSDGDSQPFSLQETYEAKRKEFLSELQRKEEEMRQMFVNKVKETELELKEKERELHEKFEHLKRIHQEEKRKVEEKRRELEEETNAFNRRKAAVEALQAQALHTTLQQPLRKDKDKKN; this comes from the exons AATGCGGAGCCAGAGCCCCGGAGCCTCTCCCTGGGCGGCCATGTGGGCTTCGACAGCCTCCCCGACCAGCTGGTCAGCAAGTCGGTCACTCAGGGCTTCAGCTTCAACATCCTCTGTGTGG gggaGACCGGCATCGGCAAGTCCACCCTGATGAACACGCTCTTCAACACGACCTTCGAGACCGAGGAAGCCAGTCACCATGAGGACTGTGTGCGCCTGCGGCCCCAGACCTACGACCTCCAAGAGAGCAACGTGCAGCTCAAGCTGACCATCGTGGACGCCGTGGGCTTCGGGGACCAGATCAACAAGGACGAAAG CTACAGGCCCATCGTGGACTACATCGACGCGCAGTTTGAAAACTACCTGCAGGAGGAGCTGAAGATCCGCCGCTCGCTCTTCGACTTCCACGACACCAGGATCCACGTGTGCCTCTACTTCATCACGCCCACCGGCCACTCCCTCAAGTCCCTGGATCTGGTGACCATGAAGAAACTCGACAGCAAG GTGAACATTATTCCCATCATTGCCAAGGCCGACACCATCTCCAAGAGTGAGCTCCACAAGTTCAAGATCAAGATCATGGGCGAGCTGGTCAGCAATGGGGTGCAGATCTACCAGTTTCCCACAGATGACGAGGCTGTTGCGGAGATTAATGCCGTCATGAAT GCACACCTGCCCTTTGCCGTGGTGGGCAGCACTGAGGAGGTGAAGGTGGGGAACAAGTTGGTCCGAGCGCGGCAGTACCCGTGGGGAGTGGTGCAGG TGGAGAACGAGAACCACTGCGACTTCGTGAAGCTCCGGGAGATGCTGATCCGGGTGAACATGGAGGACCTCCGCGAGCAGACCCACAGTCGGCACTACGAGCTCTACCGGCGCTGCAAGTTGGAGGAGATGGGCTTCCAGGACAGCGATGGGGACAGCCAGCCTTTCAG CCTGCAGGAGACCTACGAGGCCAAGAGGAAGGAGTTCCTGAGCGAgctgcagaggaaggaggaggagatgagGCAGATGTTTGTCAACAAAGTGAAGGAGACGGAGCTGGagctgaaggagaaggaaagggag CTCCACGAGAAGTTTGAGCACCTCAAGCGGATCCACCAGGAGGAGAAGCGCAAGGTGGAGGAAAAGCGccgggagctggaggaggagaccAACGCCTTCAACCGCAGGAAGGCGGCCGTGGAGGCCCTGCAGGCCCAGGCCTTGCACACCACCTTGCAGCAGCCTCT